Proteins encoded by one window of Bactrocera oleae isolate idBacOlea1 chromosome 4, idBacOlea1, whole genome shotgun sequence:
- the LOC106614164 gene encoding lysozyme 1 produces MKCQNVQRRRCRRQEVSTSTAAPRSLPTFIATAAASTISTICCCIWLLLMHAPAPTQTRRLQRCELAGQLYILDVPKSELSLWLCIAHYESRYNTHVVGNRNADGSSDYGLFQISSRYWCQPDNGTKYYAFNECNVKCSALLLDDITEAVACARTIQRRQGWSAWSVYSVYCNRTLNEVDACFDGDSVEVNVKGSVEK; encoded by the coding sequence ATGAAGTGCCAAAACGTTCAGCGTCGCCGCTGTCGACGCCAAGAAGTGTCAACATCAACAGCCGCGCCACGATCACTGCCAACATTTATAGCAACTGCCGCTGCCAGCACAATCTCAACTATTTGTTGCTGCATTTGGCTGTTGCTCATGCACGCACCCGCCCCCACCCAGACGCGTCGTCTGCAACGCTGCGAACTCGCCGGCCAATTATACATATTGGATGTGCCGAAATCGGAGCTGTCGCTGTGGCTGTGCATTGCCCATTACGAGAGTCGCTACAACACGCATGTGGTGGGCAATCGCAATGCGGACGGCTCCAGCGACTATGGACTCTTTCAGATCAGCAGTCGCTATTGGTGTCAACCGGACAATGGCACCAAATATTATGCGTTCAATGAGTGCAATGTCAAATGTAGCGCTTTGCTGCTGGATGACATAACCGAGGCGGTGGCGTGCGCCAGGACCATACAACGGCGACAGGGTTGGAGCGCTTGGAGCGTATATTCGGTGTATTGTAATCGTACGCTCAATGAAGTGGATGCTTGTTTTGATGGCGATTCCGTAGAGGTGAATGTGAAGGGAAGtgttgagaaataa